One region of Quercus lobata isolate SW786 chromosome 2, ValleyOak3.0 Primary Assembly, whole genome shotgun sequence genomic DNA includes:
- the LOC115976201 gene encoding sucrose synthase 5-like has product MASAAAVLQRSESITDSLPEALKQSRYHMKRCFAKYIEKGRRIMKLTQLMEEMEKAIDDKNDKTQVLGGLLGYILCSTQEAIVIPPYVAFAIRPNPGFWEYVKVSADDLSVEGITITDFLKCKEMIYDENWANDQSALEVDFAALDYSMPRLTLSSSIGNGVALVSKFITSTLSQKLENSQPLVDYLLSLNHLGDNLMINSTIDTALKLQMALIVAEVFLSALPKDTPYPDFELRFKQWGFEKGWGDTAQRVKETMRTLSEVLQAPDPINMEKLFSRLPTIFNVVIFSPHGYFGQSDVLGLPDTGGQVVYILDQVKALEEELLLRIKQQGLNAKPQIVVVTRLIPDARGTKCNQEVEAINGTKHSHILRVPFQTENGVLRRWVSRFDIYPYLEKFSQDATTKVLDHMEGKPDLIIGNYTDGNLVATLMANKLGVTQGTIAHALEKTKYEDSDIRWKELDPKYHFSCQFIADTIAMNATDFVIASTYQEIAGSKERPGQYESHTAFTLPGLCRVVSGINVFDPKFNIAAPGADQSIYFPYIERQRRLTSFHPAIEELLYSKDDNNEHIGYLADKKKPIIFSMARLDVVKNITGLTEWYGKNKRLRNLVNLVVVGGFFDASKSKDREEISEIKKMHALIEKYQLKGQIRWIAAQTDRQRNGELYRCIADSKGAFVQPALYEAFGLTVIEAMNCGLPTFATNQGGPAEIIVDGVSGFHIDPNNGGESSNKIADFFDKCKVDATYWSKFSTAGLQRINECYTWKIYANKVLNMGSIYSFWRQLNKEKKLAKQRYIQLFYGLQFKSLAKNVPIPSDEAPPAPKPDVKPQPSKSPKRSQSRLQRLFGS; this is encoded by the exons ATGGCTTCAGCTGCAGCAGTCTTACAGCGTTCTGAGTCAATAACTGATAGCTTGCCCGAAGCCTTGAAGCAGAGTCGTTACCATATGAAGAGGTGCTTTGCTAAGTATATCGAAAAGGGAAGGAGGATAATGAAACTGACCCAACTAATGGAAGAAATGGAGAAAGCCATTGATGACAAGAATGACAAAACTCAGGTCCTGGGGGGATTACTTGGTTACATATTGTGTTCTACACAg gaaGCTATTGTTATACCACCTTATGTTGCCTTTGCCATAAGACCAAATCCTGGATTTTGGGAATATGTTAAAGTCAGCGCTGATGATTTATCGGTTGAGGGAATCACCATTACAGATTTCTTGAAATGTAAAGAAATGATCTATGATGAAAACTG GGCAAATGATCAAAGTGCTTTGGAAGTGGATTTCGCAGCATTGGACTATTCTATGCCTCGCTTAACCCTATCTTCTTCAATTGGAAATGGAGTCGCCTTGGTTTCAAAGTTCATAACTTCAACGCTTAGCCAGAAATTGGAGAATTCACAGCCACTTGTGGACTACTTATTATCACTGAATCATCTAGGAGAT AATCTTATGATAAATAGCACCATTGATACTGCTTTGAAGCTTCAGATGGCACTGATAGTAGCTGAGGTGTTCCTATCAGCACTTCCCAAGGACACTCCATATCCAGATTTTGAGCTAAG GTTTAAGCAGTGGGGCTTTGAGAAAGGGTGGGGAGATACTGCACAAAGAGTAAAGGAGACAATGAGAACACTCTCAGAAGTACTCCAAGCACCCGATCCAATTAATATGGAGAAGTTATTTAGCAGGCTTCCTACAATATTCAATGTTGTAATTTTCTCTCCTCATGGCTACTTTGGTCAATCAGATGTTCTAGGTTTGCCAGACACTGGTGGGCAG GTGGTTTACATTCTGGATCAAGTAAAAGCTCTTGAAGAAGAATTGCTCCTTAGAATTAAGCAACAAGGGCTTAATGCGAAGCCTCAAATTGTTGTG GTCACGCGGCTCATACCAGATGCTCGGGGAACAAAGTGTAACCAGGAGGTGGAAGCAATCAATGGTACCAAGCACTCCCACATTCTTAGGGTGCCTTTTCAGACAGAGAATGGAGTCCTCCGCCGATGGGTTTCTCGTTTTGATATATATCCCTATCTTGAGAAGTTCAGTCAG GATGCTACAACCAAAGTCCTTGACCACATGGAAGGGAAGCCAGATCTTATCATCGGAAATTATACTGATGGGAATTTGGTGGCAACTCTCATGGCTAATAAACTTGGGGTCACTCAG GGAACTATTGCGCATGCTTTAGAGAAGACTAAGTATGAAGATTCAGACATCAGATGGAAGGAATTAGATCCCAAGTATCATTTCTCATGCCAATTCATTGCTGATACAATTGCAATGAATGCAACAGATTTCGTCATAGCCAGCACATACCAGGAGATTGCAGGAAG CAAAGAAAGACCTGGACAGTATGAAAGCCATACAGCATTTACACTCCCGGGGCTTTGCAGAGTAGTTTCAGGCATCAACGTATTTGATCCAAAGTTCAACATTGCTGCACCAGGGGCTGATCAGTCCATCTATTTCCCTTACATTGAGAGACAAAGACGACTCACATCATTTCACCCTGCCATTGAAGAATTACTGTATAGTAAAGATGATAACAATGAACACAT TGGATATCTAGCAGACAAGAAGAAACCTATCATCTTCTCGATGGCAAGGCTTGATGTTGTGAAGAACATTACTGGATTAACTGAGTGGTATGGGAAAAACAAGAGGCTGAGAAATCTGGTTAACCTTGTTGTGGTTGGGGGCTTCTTCGATGCTTCCAAGTCAAAGGATAGAGAAGAAATTTCTGAAATTAAGAAAATGCATGCATTGATAGAAAAATACCAACTTAAGGGTCAGATAAGATGGATTGCAGCACAGACTGATAGGCAACGCAATGGAGAACTATACCGCTGCATTGCTGACTCAAAGGGAGCTTTTGTGCAGCCTGCTCTGTATGAAGCATTTGGTCTAACTGTCATTGAAGCAATGAACTGTGGATTACCCACCTTTGCAACCAATCAAGGTGGCCCAGCCGAAATCATTGTTGATGGGGTCTCAGGTTTTCATATTGATCCCAACAATGGGGGTGAATCAAGTAACAAAATTGCGGATTTCTTTGACAAGTGCAAGGTGGATGCCACATACTGGAGCAAGTTTTCAACAGCCGGTTTGCAACGTATAAATGAATG CTACACCTGGAAGATATACGCAAACAAGGTGCTGAATATGGGTAGCATTTATAGTTTCTGGAGACAACTGAACAAGGAGAAGAAACTGGCAAAGCAAAGATACATTCAATTGTTCTATGGTCTCCAATTCAAAAGCTTG